The following proteins are co-located in the Nomia melanderi isolate GNS246 chromosome 1, iyNomMela1, whole genome shotgun sequence genome:
- the Edem1 gene encoding ER degradation-enhancing alpha-mannosidase-like protein 2, whose protein sequence is MSVLSVGLLFGLLSSVNGVREYEKKDLIALREEVRSMFDHAYSSYLAYAYPYDELRSLSCDGFDTWGSFSLTLIDALDTLAVMGNFSEFRRVAEIISGRANFEANINVSVFETNIRVVGGLLSAHLLSRKAGVNLEPGWPCNGPLLRLAEDMAKRLIAAFDTPTGMPYGTVNLKYGVPKGETSITCTAGIGTFLLEFGTLSRLTGDPLYEEVALNAIKALHYYKSNIGLVGNHVDVLTGHWTAQDSGIGAGVDSYFEYLAKGTLLFQDPLLATIFHEHKAAIEKYIRRADWHLWVSMTKGQVTLPVFQSLDAYWPGVLSLFGEIGDAMKSLHNYHRVWKQFGFTPEFYNIPQAEAGTNREGYPLRPELIESVMYLYRATGDPYLIQVGVDILRSLQHSAKTTCGYATINDVRDHRKADRMESFFLAETTKYLYLLFDPDNFIHNSGQKGDVIETQWGQCIVDAGGYIFNTEAHPIDPGALYCCHRSQNLFSEEKATLWKFIPVNEQKEEEDVEQSSSYHEDIKEKNNERQPIKIVKLSEIKHAFINDIENSINKNSVNPVPPINYKTDDVVTTEEKDNLNIDTPNPESLKVQVVAPPSVIYKVDDSENIDTFETPSTPDEHYSTPVVGNNTEPYIKQTHIKTMRFEPQILLENIRKRNLYPTNVTAKLNYHMLSCQSQSFLQRISIVGEFF, encoded by the coding sequence ATGTCTGTTCTTAGTGTAGGATTACTTTTCGGTCTTTTATCTTCGGTAAATGGAGTACGTGAGTACGAGAAGAAAGATTTAATCGCTTTAAGGGAAGAAGTGCGATCGATGTTTGACCATGCTTATTCGAGCTACTTGGCATATGCTTACCCTTACGACGAGCTACGTTCCTTAAGTTGCGATGGATTTGATACATGGGGCAGCTTCTCATTAACGCTCATCGATGCTTTGGACACCCTTGCTGTAATGGGCAACTTTTCCGAATTTCGACGAGTGGCAGAAATAATAAGTGGTAGAGCTAATTTTGAAGCCAATATAAATGTATCCGTATTTGAAACTAACATTCGAGTAGTTGGAGGATTACTCAGCGCTCACTTATTGTCACGAAAAGCAGGTGTCAATCTAGAACCAGGGTGGCCTTGTAACGGTCCCTTACTGCGGCTTGCAGAAGATATGGCTAAACGATTAATTGCAGCTTTTGACACTCCAACAGGAATGCCATATGGTAcagttaatttaaaatatggaGTACCTAAAGGTGAAACTAGTATTACATGTACTGCTGGCATAGGTACATTCTTGTTGGAATTTGGAACTTTATCTAGATTAACTGGAGATCCGCTATATGAAGAAGTAGCCTTAAATGCTATTAAagcattacattattataaatcaaaCATTGGACTCGTTGGTAACCATGTAGATGTGTTAACTGGTCATTGGACAGCTCAAGATTCAGGGATTGGTGCTGGTGTGGATTCTTATTTTGAATACTTAGCAAAAGGTACTTTATTATTTCAAGATCCATTGCTGGCAACTATTTTCCATGAACATAAAGCAGCCATTGAAAAGTATATTCGTCGAGCGGATTGGCATTTATGGGTTTCTATGACAAAAGGTCAAGTAACCTTACCAGTGTTTCAGTCTTTAGATGCTTATTGGCCTGGAGTTCTGAGCCTTTTTGGAGAAATTGGAGATGCTATGAAATCATTGCATAATTATCATCGTGTTTGGAAACAATTTGGATTTACtccagaattttataatattccacaAGCTGAAGCAGGCACTAACAGAGAAGGATATCCATTAAGGCCAGAACTCATAGAATcagttatgtatttatatagagCAACAGGTGATCCATATTTGATACAAGTAGGAGTGGACATATTAAGAAGTTTGCAACACAGTGCTAAAACTACATGTGGCTATGCAACTATAAATGATGTTAGAGACCATAGAAAAGCAGATAGAATGGAGTCTTTCTTTTTAGCAGAGACAACAAAATATCTTTATCTCCTATTTGATCCtgataattttatacataattcAGGTCAGAAAGGGGATGTTATTGAAACACAATGGGGTCAATGTATCGTAGATGCAGGGGGATACATTTTCAATACTGAGGCACATCCTATAGACCCTGGAGCACTGTATTGTTGTCATCGAAGTCAAAATTTGTTTTCTGAAGAAAAGGCAACATTGTGGAAATTCATCCCAGTGAATGAACAAAAAGAGGAGGAAGATGTTGAGCAGAGTAGCTCATACCATGAAGAcatcaaagaaaaaaataatgaaagacagccaattaaaattgttaaactgTCTGAAATAAAACATGCCTTTATTAATGATATAGAGaacagtataaataaaaattcagtcAATCCTGTGCCCCCCATCAATTACAAGACTGATGATGTTGTTACAACTGAGGAGAAAGATAACTTAAATATAGATACTCCAAATCCTGAATCATTGAAAGTACAAGTTGTTGCACCTCCTTCAGTAATATATAAAGTTGATGACAGTGAAAATATTGATACTTTTGAAACACCTTCTACACCCGATGAACATTATTCTACACCTGTTGTAGGAAATAACACGGAACCATATATTAAGCAAACTCATATAAAAACAATGAGATTTGAACCACAAATATTATTAGAGaatattaggaaaagaaatttatatccTACAAATGTTActgcaaaattaaattatcataTGTTATCTTGTCAATCTCAATCATTTCTGCAACGAATATCAATTGTAggagaatttttttaa
- the VGAT gene encoding vesicular GABA transporter: MAYFRGFYIPTIQATFNVAWETLKAKWPENSPCMELIRGPGQRPAPGQSGQEQFKSFDEGHDNTEMMTMNGDQVYRDQNNVQMAEDSFSYQRNGDKIRTGSVSSGEFSEYDEGGGEFGASGVKINEWQAAWNVTNAIQGMFIVSLPFAVLRGGYWAIAAMIGIAHICCYTGKILVECLYELDTVTGQRVRVRDSYVAIAKECFGPTWGARAVNIAQIIELLMTCILYVVVCGDLMIGTFPEGSIDTRSWMMLIGIFLLPLGFLKSLQHVSVLSFWCTMSHLFINAIIVGYCILEIGDWGWSKVKWTIDLKNFPISLGVIVFSYTSQIFLPTLEGNLIDRSKFDWMLNWSHIAAAAFKSLFGWICFLTFQNDTQQVITNNLHSAGFKGLVNFCLVVKAVLSYPLPYYAACELLERAFFRGRPKTIFPTIWTVDRELKVWGLAWRVGVIVFTILMAIFIPHFSILMGFIGSFTGTMLSFIWPCYFHLKLKRNSMEWSEVAYDCFVIFLGVLFGVIGVYDSGSALIKAFEIGLPF, from the exons ATGGCCTATTTCCGTGGATTCTACATACCGACCATCCAAGCGACCTTCAACGTTGCCTGGGAAACATTAAAGGCCAAATGGCCTGAGAACAGTCCCTGTATGGAACTGATTCGTGGTCCTGGCCAACGGCCGGCCCCAGGACAAAGCGGGCAAGAACAATTCAAATCCTTCGACGAGGGCCACGACAACACGGAAATGATGACCATGAACGGAGATCAAGTCTATCGGGACCAGAACAATGTACAAATGGCTGAGGACTCGTTCAGCTATCAACGAAACGG GGACAAAATTAGGACAGGAAGCGTCAGTAGCGGCGAGTTCAGCGAGTACGACGAGGGCGGCGGTGAATTCGGCGCGTCAGGTGTAAAAATTAACGAATGGCAGGCTGCGTGGAACGTCACAAACGCCATACAG GGTATGTTCATCGTCTCCTTACCGTTCGCGGTGCTGCGTGGCGGTTACTGGGCGATCGCCGCGATGATCGGCATAGCCCACATTTGCTGCTACACCGGCAAGATTCTGGTCGAGTGCCTGTACGAGCTGGACACGGTGACCGGTCAACGGGTACGAGTGCGTGACTCGTACGTGGCCATCGCGAAGGAGTGCTTCGGTCCAACGTGGGGTGCCAGGGCAGTGAACATCGCCCAGATAATCGAGCTGTTGATGACCTGCATCCTCTACGTGGTAGTCTGCGGCGATCTGATGATAGGCACGTTCCCGGAGGGCTCGATCGACACTAGGAGCTGGATGATGCTGATCGGCATCTTCCTGCTGCCGCTCGGCTTCCTGAAGTCCCTGCAGCACGTCTCGGTGCTGAGCTTCTGGTGCACGATGTCGCATCTGTTCATCAACGCGATCATCGTCGGCTACTGCATCCTCGAGATAGGCGACTGGGGCTGGTCCAAAGTAAAGTGGACGATCGACTTGAAGAACTTCCCCATCTCGCTCGGAGTGATCGTATTCAGCTACACCTCGCAGATCTTCCTGCCCACCCTGGAGGGCAACCTGATCGACCGCTCCAAGTTCGATTGGATGCTCAATTGGAGCCACATAGCAGCCGCAGCCTTCAAGTCCCTCTTCGGGTGGATCTGTTTCTTGACGTTCCAGAACGACACGCAGCAGGTCATCACCAACAACTTGCACTCAGCCGGTTTCAAAGGTCTCGTGAATTTCTGCCTGGTCGTGAAGGCTGTGCTGTCGTATCCACTACCGTACTACGCTGCCTGCGAACTCCTCGAGAGGGCTTTCTTCAGGGGCAGGCCGAAAACGATATTCCCCACGATATGGACCGTCGACAGGGAGCTGAAGGTCTGGGGCCTAGCGTGGCGGGTCGGTGTGATCGTCTTTACGATCTTGATGGCGATCTTCATACCACACTTCAGCATCCTGATGGGATTCATCGGGTCGTTCACCGGCACCATGCTTTCGTTCATCTGGCCGTGTTACTTCCACTTGAAGCTGAAGAGGAACTCCATGGAATGGAGCGAGGTCGCGTACGATTGCTTCGTCATCTTCCTCGGCGTGCTCTTCGGCGTGATCGGGGTCTACGACTCGGGCTCCGCCTTGATCAAGGCCTTCGAGATCGGCCTGCCGTTCTGA